One Echeneis naucrates chromosome 1, fEcheNa1.1, whole genome shotgun sequence DNA segment encodes these proteins:
- the rnaseh2a gene encoding ribonuclease H2 subunit A yields the protein MDLSPFDKDNSVSCRLASQVPDICKTEDCCLGIDEAGRGPVLGPMVYGICFCPVSKKEQLKNLKVADSKTLTEAERENLFQKLDEARNYVGWALQVLSPNTISTSMLQRTKYNLNALSHDTAIGLVQYALDCGVQLKEIYVDTVGPADKYEDKLSKLFPGISVTVRPKADSLFPIVSAASICAKVARDRVVKGWNFTEELGEVDPDYGSGYPNDPKTKAWLLKYLDPVFGYPQFVRFSWSTAQTLMDSKAVTVHWDDDEEDGEKAAQRQKNRSMLSYFNASAGGNNQNPTHQTHRFLTERRLKNLNTL from the exons ATGGATCTCAGTCCTTTTGATAAAGACAACTCTGTCAGCTGCCGACTGGCTTCCCAGGTTCCTGATATCTGCAAGACGGAGGACTGCTGTTTGGGCATAGATGAGGCAGGCAGGGGGCCTGTGCTGG GTCCCATGGTGTATGGTATATGTTTCTGTCCAGTTTCCAAAAAGGAGCAACTGAAGAACTTGAAAGTGGCAG ATTCAAAGACCCTTacagaagcagaaagagaaaacctTTTCCAAAAACTTGATGAAGCCAGAAATTACGTGGGCTGGGCACTGCAGGTTCTCTCCCCCAACACCATCTCTACCAGCATGTTGCAGAG GACAAAATACAATCTGAATGCTCTTTCACACGATACAGCGATTGGACTGGTACAGTATGCGCTGGACTGTGGAGTACAGCTCAAAGAG ATTTATGTGGACACAGTTGGTCCAGCTGACAAATATGAAGACAAACTCTCCAAGCTGTTCCCTGGTATTAGTGTGACTGTGAGACCTAAAGCTGACTCCCTCTTCCCCATTGTCAGTGCAGCCAGTATCTGTGCAAAG GTTGCAAGGGATCGTGTTGTGAAAGGCTGGAACTTTACTGAAGAACTGGGTGAGGTGGATCCAGATTATGGCTCAGGATATCCAAATG ACCCCAAGACTAAAGCATGGCTGCTGAAATACCTGGACCCAGTGTTTGGTTACCCTCAATTTGTTCGATTTAGCTGGAGCACTGCCCAAACTCTGATGGACAGCAAGGCAGTGACTGTACACTG ggatgatgatgaggaagatggGGAgaaggcagcacagcggcagaAGAATAGGTCCATGTTGTCGTACTTCAATGCTTCAGCTGGAGGTAACAACCAAAATCCAACTCACCAGACGCATCGCTTCCTTACAGAGCGGAGGCTGAAGAATCTCAACACACTCTGA